From Dermochelys coriacea isolate rDerCor1 chromosome 8, rDerCor1.pri.v4, whole genome shotgun sequence, the proteins below share one genomic window:
- the SLC6A7 gene encoding sodium-dependent proline transporter isoform X2: protein MLAICGIPIFFMELSLGQFSSLGPLAVWKISPLFKGLGMGTILIVSLVAIYYNMIIAYVLFYLFASLTSNLPWEHCGNWWNTDLCLDHQVIKAGNAAIPFNITNTVSPSEEYWNRYVLHIQGSSGIGDPGRIRWNLCLCLLLSWVVVYFCILKGVKSSGKVVYFTATFPYFILIMLLIRGVTLEGAWIGIKFYLTPQFDHLLSSKVWIEAALQIFYSLGVGFGGLLTFASYNTFHQNIYRDTFIVTLGNAITSILAGFAIFSVLGYMSQELGIPVNQVAKAGPGLAFVVYPQAMTMLPLSPLWSFLFFFMLLTLGLDSQFAFMETIVTAVTDEFPYYLRPKKAFFSAIICTAMYLMGLILTTEGGMYWLVLLDDYSAGFGLMVVVITTCLVVTRVYGMKRFCRDIHMMLGFQPGLYFKACWMFLSPAMMMALLVYNIVKYQPSEYGSYRFPYWAEVLGILMGLFSCLMIPAGMVVAVLREEGTLWERIQQASRPAMDWGPSLEENRTGMYVATLAGSQSPKPLMVHMRKYGGITSYENTAIEVDREIEEEEESMM, encoded by the exons ATGTTGGCAATATGTGGTATCCCCATCTTCTTCATGGAGCTCTCGCTAGGCCAGTTCTCCAGCCTGGGGCCACTTGCAGTCTGGAAGATAAGCCCGCTCTTTAAAG GTCTCGGGATGGGCACAATCCTGATTGTCTCTCTGGTGGCCATTTACTATAACATGATCATTGCTTACGTGCTTTTCTACCTCTTCGCGTCCCTGACAAGCAACTTGCCCTGGGAGCACTGTGGCAACTGGTGGAACACCGACCTCTGCTTGGATCACCAGGTCATCAAGGCAGGGAATGCTGCCATCCCATTCAACATCACTAACACCGTCAGCCCGAGTGAGGAGTACTGGAA TCGTTATGTTCTGCATATCCAAGGGAGCTCTGGGATCGGGGATCCGGGGCGAATCCGCTGGAATCTGTGCCTGTGCCTCCTGCTCTCCTGGGTCGTTGTGTACTTCTGTATCCTCAAGGGAGTCAAATCCTCCGGCAAG GTTGTGTATTTCACTGCCACATTCCCTTACTTCATCCTGATCATGCTGCTCATTCGTGGTGTGACACTGGAGGGGGCCTGGATAGGAATCAAGTTCTACCTCACACCCCAGTTTGATCACCTGCTGTCTTCCAAG GTGTGGATAGAGGCGGCTCTGCAGATCTTCTACTCCCTTGGGGTGGGCTTCGGGGGACTGCTCACTTTCGCGTCTTATAACACCTTCCACCAGAATATTTACAG GGATACATTTATAGTCACCCTGGGCAATGCCATCACCAGCATCCTGGCCGGGTTTGCCATCTTTTCCGTCTTGGGCTACATGTCGCAGGAGCTGGGCATCCCGGTTAACCAAGTGGCAAAAGCAG GTCCCGGCTTGGCTTTCGTGGTGTACCCCCAGGCCATGACGATGCTTCCTCTTTCTCCACTCtggtctttccttttcttctttatgcTGCTGACCCTGGGCCTGGACAGCCAG TTTGCCTTCATGGAGACCATTGTTACTGCAGTGACAGATGAGTTTCCTTATTACCTGCGCCCCAAGAAGGCTTTTTTCTCAGCCATCATCTGTACTGCCATGTACCTGATGGGGCTCATTCTCACGACAGAG gGGGGGATGTACTGGCTAGTCCTGCTGGATGACTACAGTGCTGGGTTTGGACTCATGGTGGTGGTGATTACAACCTGCCTGGTGGTGACACGTGTCTATG GCATGAAGCGGTTCTGCCGGGATATTCACATGATGCTGGGCTTCCAACCAGGGCTGTACTTTAAAGCCTGCTGGATGTTCCTGTCTCCGGCAATGATGATG GCCCTGCTGGTGTACAATATAGTCAAGTACCAGCCCTCAGAGTATGGGAGTTACCGTTTCCCATACTGGGCCGAGGTCCTGGGCATACTGATGGGGCTGTTCTCCTGCCTGATGATCCCCGCAGGGATGGTGGTCGCGGTGCTCAGAGAAGAAGGGACGCTGTGGGAG AGAATCCAGCAAGCCAGCCGGCCAGCCATGGACTGGGGCCCTTCTCTGGAGGAGAACAGAACCGGCATGTACGTGGCTACCTTGGCTGGCAGCCAGTCCCCCAAACCCTTGATGGTCCACATGAGGAAATACGGGGGAATCACCAGCTATGAGAACACAGCCATCGAGGTGGACAGGGAGATcgaggaggaagaggagtctATGATGTGA
- the SLC6A7 gene encoding sodium-dependent proline transporter isoform X1 yields the protein MKKIQEHHLREPIIPDLLMSPSDQGDGDLEMEYPAERGNWTGKLDFLLSCIGYCVGLGNVWRFPYRAYTNGGGAFLIPYFIMLAICGIPIFFMELSLGQFSSLGPLAVWKISPLFKGLGMGTILIVSLVAIYYNMIIAYVLFYLFASLTSNLPWEHCGNWWNTDLCLDHQVIKAGNAAIPFNITNTVSPSEEYWNRYVLHIQGSSGIGDPGRIRWNLCLCLLLSWVVVYFCILKGVKSSGKVVYFTATFPYFILIMLLIRGVTLEGAWIGIKFYLTPQFDHLLSSKVWIEAALQIFYSLGVGFGGLLTFASYNTFHQNIYRDTFIVTLGNAITSILAGFAIFSVLGYMSQELGIPVNQVAKAGPGLAFVVYPQAMTMLPLSPLWSFLFFFMLLTLGLDSQFAFMETIVTAVTDEFPYYLRPKKAFFSAIICTAMYLMGLILTTEGGMYWLVLLDDYSAGFGLMVVVITTCLVVTRVYGMKRFCRDIHMMLGFQPGLYFKACWMFLSPAMMMALLVYNIVKYQPSEYGSYRFPYWAEVLGILMGLFSCLMIPAGMVVAVLREEGTLWERIQQASRPAMDWGPSLEENRTGMYVATLAGSQSPKPLMVHMRKYGGITSYENTAIEVDREIEEEEESMM from the exons ATGAAGAAGATCCAGGAGCACCATCTCCGGGAG CCCATAATTCCAGACCTGCTGATGAGCCCCAGCGACCAAGGAGATGGGGACCTGGAGATGGAGTACCCAGCAGAGAGAGGGAACTGGACCGGGAAGCTGGATTTCCTTCTCTCCTGTATTGGCTACTGTGTGGGGTTGGGGAATGTGTGGCGGTTTCCATACAGAGCTTACACGAATGGGGGAG GAGCTTTCCTTATTCCTTACTTCATCATGTTGGCAATATGTGGTATCCCCATCTTCTTCATGGAGCTCTCGCTAGGCCAGTTCTCCAGCCTGGGGCCACTTGCAGTCTGGAAGATAAGCCCGCTCTTTAAAG GTCTCGGGATGGGCACAATCCTGATTGTCTCTCTGGTGGCCATTTACTATAACATGATCATTGCTTACGTGCTTTTCTACCTCTTCGCGTCCCTGACAAGCAACTTGCCCTGGGAGCACTGTGGCAACTGGTGGAACACCGACCTCTGCTTGGATCACCAGGTCATCAAGGCAGGGAATGCTGCCATCCCATTCAACATCACTAACACCGTCAGCCCGAGTGAGGAGTACTGGAA TCGTTATGTTCTGCATATCCAAGGGAGCTCTGGGATCGGGGATCCGGGGCGAATCCGCTGGAATCTGTGCCTGTGCCTCCTGCTCTCCTGGGTCGTTGTGTACTTCTGTATCCTCAAGGGAGTCAAATCCTCCGGCAAG GTTGTGTATTTCACTGCCACATTCCCTTACTTCATCCTGATCATGCTGCTCATTCGTGGTGTGACACTGGAGGGGGCCTGGATAGGAATCAAGTTCTACCTCACACCCCAGTTTGATCACCTGCTGTCTTCCAAG GTGTGGATAGAGGCGGCTCTGCAGATCTTCTACTCCCTTGGGGTGGGCTTCGGGGGACTGCTCACTTTCGCGTCTTATAACACCTTCCACCAGAATATTTACAG GGATACATTTATAGTCACCCTGGGCAATGCCATCACCAGCATCCTGGCCGGGTTTGCCATCTTTTCCGTCTTGGGCTACATGTCGCAGGAGCTGGGCATCCCGGTTAACCAAGTGGCAAAAGCAG GTCCCGGCTTGGCTTTCGTGGTGTACCCCCAGGCCATGACGATGCTTCCTCTTTCTCCACTCtggtctttccttttcttctttatgcTGCTGACCCTGGGCCTGGACAGCCAG TTTGCCTTCATGGAGACCATTGTTACTGCAGTGACAGATGAGTTTCCTTATTACCTGCGCCCCAAGAAGGCTTTTTTCTCAGCCATCATCTGTACTGCCATGTACCTGATGGGGCTCATTCTCACGACAGAG gGGGGGATGTACTGGCTAGTCCTGCTGGATGACTACAGTGCTGGGTTTGGACTCATGGTGGTGGTGATTACAACCTGCCTGGTGGTGACACGTGTCTATG GCATGAAGCGGTTCTGCCGGGATATTCACATGATGCTGGGCTTCCAACCAGGGCTGTACTTTAAAGCCTGCTGGATGTTCCTGTCTCCGGCAATGATGATG GCCCTGCTGGTGTACAATATAGTCAAGTACCAGCCCTCAGAGTATGGGAGTTACCGTTTCCCATACTGGGCCGAGGTCCTGGGCATACTGATGGGGCTGTTCTCCTGCCTGATGATCCCCGCAGGGATGGTGGTCGCGGTGCTCAGAGAAGAAGGGACGCTGTGGGAG AGAATCCAGCAAGCCAGCCGGCCAGCCATGGACTGGGGCCCTTCTCTGGAGGAGAACAGAACCGGCATGTACGTGGCTACCTTGGCTGGCAGCCAGTCCCCCAAACCCTTGATGGTCCACATGAGGAAATACGGGGGAATCACCAGCTATGAGAACACAGCCATCGAGGTGGACAGGGAGATcgaggaggaagaggagtctATGATGTGA